One window of the Verrucomicrobiota bacterium genome contains the following:
- a CDS encoding histone deacetylase, with amino-acid sequence MKSQDANTQSVSKIPTCFSDTYSADTPTASMRKLAPVARAAEAAGYVTLRDPGLVDRDKLRSLHNPDYVRAFITGEGRLASSQGWDWTPQIRKGVLAINAGQIEAANLAFKHGIAANVAQGFHHAQPERGSGFCTFNGLALVAQEFPEKKIFVLDCDEHCGDGTAEFTKKLPNLFNFSINGTNWGMHESDRSICRNIKTTPNSFRNYKKALLEGFNCAREWSADLIIYQAGADPHVDDPMSTGILNTEQMLERDRMVFAHFHKSGTPLFFVLAGGYQTPIEEKLLPLHLNTFRAAFEEYF; translated from the coding sequence ATGAAATCTCAGGATGCAAATACGCAGTCGGTCTCAAAAATTCCAACCTGCTTTTCAGATACCTACTCAGCCGATACTCCGACAGCCAGCATGAGGAAGTTGGCGCCTGTCGCCCGTGCAGCTGAAGCTGCCGGTTACGTCACACTGCGGGATCCGGGGTTAGTTGATCGGGACAAACTACGATCCCTCCATAATCCGGACTATGTCCGGGCGTTCATCACTGGCGAGGGACGACTTGCAAGTTCTCAGGGCTGGGACTGGACCCCACAGATCCGCAAAGGGGTTCTTGCTATCAATGCAGGGCAGATCGAGGCAGCAAACCTCGCCTTCAAGCACGGGATCGCTGCCAATGTTGCCCAGGGTTTCCATCACGCCCAACCGGAACGTGGATCAGGTTTTTGCACTTTTAATGGTCTCGCACTCGTGGCTCAAGAATTCCCGGAGAAGAAGATCTTCGTGCTGGACTGCGACGAGCACTGCGGAGACGGAACGGCTGAATTCACCAAGAAACTCCCCAACCTCTTCAACTTCTCCATCAATGGCACTAACTGGGGGATGCACGAGAGTGATAGGAGCATTTGCCGGAACATCAAAACGACTCCCAATTCATTCAGGAATTACAAAAAAGCGCTCCTTGAGGGATTCAACTGTGCTCGAGAGTGGAGTGCTGATCTGATCATCTATCAGGCTGGTGCAGATCCCCATGTCGATGACCCGATGAGTACCGGCATCCTTAACACAGAGCAAATGCTTGAACGGGACAGAATGGTCTTTGCTCATTTTCACAAGAGCGGTACACCCCTCTTTTTTGTCCTAGCCGGTGGCTATCAGACTCCCATTGAGGAGAAGCTACTTCCCTTGCACCTGAATACTTTCAGGGCTGCCTTTGAAGAGTACTTTTAG
- a CDS encoding OmpA family protein yields MSLKKIFRKKVDGSPKDDHWIPLSDLMTGLMMVFMLIAILYMVQLQQEKKKALPTPTPTASPTPTATPAATPTPLPAIVAVATKYADTKSDLYNDLFIEFHNDLPKWKANIDEKSLSIRFEEPDVLFDTGQSILKKSFKNILNDFFPRYIRILTKPQYSTTIEEIRIEGHTSSQWNGSLNPDDAYSKNMDLSQSRTRATLSYVLTLPDIQSKKEWMISHFTANGLSSSHIRKNDDGTENPLLSQRVEFKVKANADEIISEMATYSGK; encoded by the coding sequence ATGTCTCTCAAGAAGATATTTCGGAAGAAGGTCGACGGGTCACCAAAGGATGACCATTGGATACCTTTGAGCGATCTCATGACGGGCCTGATGATGGTGTTCATGCTCATTGCCATCCTTTACATGGTGCAGCTTCAGCAGGAGAAGAAAAAGGCGCTGCCCACTCCAACTCCCACGGCATCCCCGACCCCCACTGCTACTCCCGCAGCAACACCAACGCCCTTACCTGCAATTGTAGCCGTGGCAACAAAGTACGCAGATACAAAGAGCGATCTATATAACGACTTGTTTATAGAGTTTCATAATGACCTTCCAAAATGGAAAGCAAACATCGATGAGAAAAGCCTATCTATAAGGTTTGAAGAACCAGATGTCTTGTTCGACACAGGACAATCCATTCTTAAAAAGAGCTTCAAAAACATACTTAATGACTTTTTCCCGAGATATATCCGGATTCTTACAAAACCCCAATATAGCACAACAATTGAAGAGATCCGAATAGAGGGGCATACATCTTCTCAGTGGAACGGATCGTTAAATCCGGATGATGCATACTCAAAGAACATGGATCTGTCCCAGTCCAGAACAAGAGCTACCCTATCCTACGTACTTACTCTTCCCGATATCCAATCCAAAAAGGAGTGGATGATCAGCCACTTTACAGCCAACGGATTGTCATCCTCACACATTAGAAAGAATGACGATGGCACAGAAAACCCTCTCCTTTCGCAACGGGTTGAGTTCAAGGTCAAAGCTAACGCTGATGAGATCATCAGTGAGATGGCAACTTATTCAGGCAAGTGA